The proteins below come from a single Candidatus Bathyarchaeota archaeon genomic window:
- a CDS encoding deoxyhypusine synthase has product MAKHEAHKIPVKDYQFTKEMTVNELVEQMDEAWGFTAGNLATGVSIMQDMISDKKCVKFLSFTADIIATGTRGVIREMVKRKMCDVIITTCGTLDHDVARCWKDYYKGDFMMNDSKLYQEGVNRLGNVLVPNDSYGIILEKKIQELLTDLYNEGKRDLGTTELVREIGLRCCNESSILYWAAKNNIPIHVPGITDGSVGYQLWMFSQDHKDFHINLLKDEGQLSDLMFDSPKTGALIVGGGISKHHTIWWNQFKDGLDYVIYVSTAVEWDGSLSGARPREAVSWGKINQKAKKVMIEGDATVVLPIMAAALIQRQSKKL; this is encoded by the coding sequence ATGGCAAAGCATGAAGCACACAAAATCCCAGTCAAAGACTACCAGTTCACCAAAGAAATGACCGTTAATGAGCTTGTGGAACAAATGGACGAAGCATGGGGCTTTACAGCGGGTAACCTCGCAACCGGCGTGTCAATCATGCAGGATATGATTTCTGACAAAAAATGTGTCAAATTCCTCTCATTCACCGCTGACATCATCGCCACAGGCACACGCGGCGTAATCCGCGAAATGGTTAAACGCAAAATGTGCGACGTCATCATAACCACCTGCGGAACCCTTGACCATGACGTTGCCCGATGCTGGAAAGACTACTACAAGGGCGACTTCATGATGAACGATTCCAAACTCTACCAAGAAGGCGTCAACCGCCTCGGAAACGTGCTTGTGCCAAATGACAGCTACGGCATAATTCTGGAAAAGAAAATCCAAGAACTCCTTACTGACCTCTACAATGAGGGCAAACGCGATCTTGGCACCACGGAGTTAGTCCGCGAAATCGGATTGCGATGTTGCAATGAATCCTCAATTTTGTACTGGGCAGCAAAAAACAACATTCCCATTCACGTACCAGGTATTACTGACGGTTCAGTTGGGTATCAATTATGGATGTTTAGTCAAGACCACAAAGACTTCCACATCAACCTGCTCAAAGATGAGGGACAATTAAGCGACCTAATGTTTGACTCCCCCAAAACTGGCGCACTCATCGTAGGCGGCGGAATCAGCAAACACCACACGATATGGTGGAACCAATTCAAAGACGGACTCGATTACGTCATTTATGTTTCTACTGCAGTGGAGTGGGACGGAAGCCTAAGCGGAGCCCGACCACGCGAAGCCGTCAGTTGGGGTAAGATTAATCAGAAGGCAAAAAAAGTCATGATAGAGGGCGATGCCACCGTAGTGTTGCCTATAATGGCTGCAGCATTAATACAAAGGCAAAGCAAGAAGCTGTAA
- a CDS encoding histone deacetylase → MKTKIVFAEKSLCYGTWHIEGPQRIRVAQEILKEKGYEFVEPEPATEDDLMLVHDMDYLWNLKKGLVEDSDTPAYDNIYEFARLSVGGALLAAKIGGFSFMRPPGHHAGASGAAMGNYSRGFCYLNNIAVAVKAQGKSTLILDIDGHHGNGTQEIFEGDKSVVYVSLHRSPHYPGTGLTSEGNAINYPLPVDCGEEMFLNALQKALSEVDLSKFESLAVSVGFDTHMGDLASLGLETNSFGKIGKIIAQLKKPTFFVFEGGYIGEQNGYDLDAFLKGYEENL, encoded by the coding sequence ATGAAAACAAAAATTGTCTTTGCAGAAAAAAGCTTGTGCTACGGAACATGGCATATCGAAGGTCCTCAAAGAATACGGGTCGCCCAAGAAATTCTTAAAGAAAAAGGCTACGAGTTTGTGGAACCAGAACCTGCAACTGAGGATGACTTGATGCTGGTGCATGATATGGACTACTTGTGGAACCTGAAAAAAGGTTTAGTTGAAGATTCCGACACGCCAGCTTACGATAACATTTACGAGTTTGCCAGACTTTCCGTGGGGGGAGCGTTACTTGCTGCAAAAATTGGGGGTTTCTCGTTTATGCGTCCACCTGGGCACCATGCTGGAGCGTCTGGTGCTGCCATGGGAAATTATTCACGTGGTTTTTGTTATCTAAACAATATTGCTGTTGCAGTGAAAGCTCAGGGTAAATCAACGTTAATTTTGGATATTGATGGGCATCACGGCAATGGCACACAGGAGATTTTTGAAGGTGACAAATCTGTGGTTTATGTGTCACTTCACCGTTCACCACATTACCCTGGAACAGGCTTAACTTCAGAGGGCAACGCAATAAACTATCCTTTACCAGTTGACTGCGGGGAAGAAATGTTTCTAAATGCATTGCAGAAAGCCTTAAGCGAGGTTGACTTAAGCAAGTTTGAGTCACTTGCTGTTTCCGTAGGGTTCGATACACACATGGGGGATTTGGCATCGTTGGGTTTAGAAACAAACAGTTTTGGAAAGATTGGAAAAATCATTGCTCAACTGAAAAAACCCACCTTTTTTGTTTTTGAAGGTGGCTATATTGGTGAACAAAACGGTTACGATTTAGATGCTTTCTTAAAAGGGTATGAAGAAAATCTTTAA
- the cofE gene encoding coenzyme F420-0:L-glutamate ligase encodes MPSNSGEKQTLNPVQVIPVEGLPLIEPGDDLAQLIADATNKKGTPLQENDVVVITHVVVSKSEGTIVNLDTITPTEQAIEIAQKTGKDPVMVQLVLDESKDLVRVGPNSIITETKSGIVCANAGVDRSNVLGDRNAVPLPKDPNLSAKKIRKNIKQILGINVAVIVSDTHGRPFRMGEINVAVGASGIKPIRDHRGEKDLFGYSLRIKQTAVADELASAAELVIGQSCEGIPAAIIRGYQYEVEENVTAADLNRPKEKDLFRK; translated from the coding sequence TTGCCAAGCAATTCAGGAGAAAAACAGACGTTGAACCCCGTACAAGTAATCCCAGTTGAAGGCTTGCCCCTAATAGAACCCGGCGATGACCTTGCACAGTTAATTGCGGATGCCACAAACAAAAAAGGCACACCTCTCCAGGAAAATGATGTGGTAGTAATCACTCATGTGGTTGTTTCCAAATCTGAAGGAACCATTGTAAACCTTGATACTATCACGCCGACAGAGCAGGCAATAGAGATAGCTCAGAAAACTGGCAAAGACCCTGTGATGGTTCAATTGGTTTTAGATGAATCAAAAGACCTTGTACGCGTAGGACCAAACAGCATAATAACTGAGACAAAAAGTGGGATTGTTTGTGCTAACGCGGGTGTTGACCGCTCAAACGTTTTAGGTGACCGAAACGCTGTTCCCCTTCCCAAAGATCCCAACTTATCCGCTAAAAAAATCCGCAAAAACATCAAACAAATCTTAGGCATCAATGTGGCTGTTATCGTTTCTGACACGCATGGGCGACCGTTTAGAATGGGAGAAATCAATGTGGCAGTGGGTGCTTCAGGCATTAAACCCATACGGGACCATCGTGGAGAAAAAGACCTGTTTGGTTATTCACTGAGAATTAAGCAAACTGCTGTGGCTGATGAGTTAGCTTCGGCGGCGGAACTGGTTATTGGGCAATCCTGTGAGGGTATTCCCGCAGCCATAATTAGGGGTTATCAGTATGAGGTGGAAGAAAACGTGACTGCCGCTGACCTTAACAGGCCCAAAGAAAAAGACCTCTTTAGGAAATAG
- a CDS encoding helix-turn-helix domain-containing protein — MTKHNDEAETIIFQALSHPMRRAIIELINANPTGTAYTELITDLSLPTGKINYHLEQLAGLIEKNEQHHYILTPLGKKALNQLKQLKVELTTEDEKYLNLAQKSQKTSLEPTLKSFLIIGIIASLTVIFLTTGLCLLLLVQGELPTLMLAVFIPGIMIEVAVFATLIYALRNAPAWLRRLEKRFLATP; from the coding sequence ATGACCAAACACAATGATGAAGCTGAAACAATCATATTTCAAGCACTTTCTCATCCCATGCGGCGTGCCATAATTGAACTCATAAACGCAAACCCCACGGGCACAGCATACACAGAGTTAATCACTGACTTGAGTTTGCCAACTGGAAAAATAAATTATCACCTTGAACAGTTAGCAGGGCTAATAGAGAAAAACGAACAACACCACTATATACTAACTCCCTTGGGCAAAAAAGCACTAAACCAACTCAAACAACTAAAAGTCGAACTCACCACAGAAGACGAAAAATACCTAAACCTTGCCCAAAAAAGCCAAAAAACCAGCCTAGAACCCACTTTAAAATCATTCTTAATCATAGGTATAATAGCATCATTAACAGTGATTTTCCTAACAACAGGTCTTTGCTTGCTGCTTTTGGTGCAAGGTGAACTTCCAACATTAATGCTTGCAGTGTTTATTCCAGGTATAATGATTGAAGTTGCAGTGTTTGCAACTTTGATTTATGCACTCCGTAACGCGCCAGCATGGCTCAGACGACTAGAAAAGAGGTTTCTGGCAACTCCATAA
- a CDS encoding DUF523 domain-containing protein, with product MKLVSACLIGINCNFEGKNWKQLELLEEFKKGNLFPICPEVMGGLPIPRVPAEIVGGTGADVLDGKAKVINMDGVDVTEQFLRGANEALRLVKIVGASEVLLTEKSPSCGCGRIFDGTFTEKFKNGDGVTCALLKRNSIKVTKIVTKSQNQNHT from the coding sequence ATGAAACTAGTTAGTGCATGCCTCATAGGGATAAACTGTAATTTTGAGGGAAAAAACTGGAAACAACTCGAACTGCTTGAAGAATTCAAAAAAGGCAATCTGTTCCCAATTTGTCCTGAGGTTATGGGTGGCTTGCCGATTCCAAGGGTTCCCGCGGAAATCGTTGGCGGTACAGGCGCGGACGTATTGGATGGGAAAGCCAAAGTGATCAACATGGATGGCGTTGATGTGACTGAGCAGTTTCTCAGGGGTGCCAATGAGGCTTTAAGGCTTGTAAAAATTGTTGGTGCCAGTGAGGTGTTGTTGACTGAGAAAAGCCCCTCTTGTGGGTGTGGCAGAATTTTTGACGGCACCTTCACGGAGAAATTCAAGAATGGCGATGGCGTAACCTGTGCGTTACTAAAGAGAAATAGCATTAAGGTTACCAAAATAGTTACAAAATCTCAGAATCAAAACCATACCTAA
- a CDS encoding SCP2 sterol-binding domain-containing protein: MDAKTPKEFFDNELPSRFNPEKAADIDVVAQININGENSGNWVVTVRNQKIDVTEGVNPEAALTLEMDDDDFMDLVHDRLSAEKAFFTGRVKFKGSISLALKLREAGFL; this comes from the coding sequence ATGGACGCAAAAACCCCAAAAGAATTCTTCGACAACGAATTGCCATCAAGATTTAACCCTGAAAAAGCAGCAGACATAGACGTGGTTGCTCAAATAAACATAAACGGTGAAAACAGCGGCAACTGGGTCGTCACTGTGAGAAACCAGAAAATAGATGTAACTGAGGGTGTTAATCCAGAGGCGGCGCTTACGTTGGAGATGGACGATGACGACTTCATGGATTTAGTCCACGACAGGCTAAGCGCGGAAAAAGCTTTTTTCACTGGCAGAGTAAAATTCAAAGGAAGCATCTCCTTAGCGCTTAAGCTGCGGGAAGCAGGTTTCCTATAA
- a CDS encoding deoxyhypusine synthase family protein — protein sequence MSNDYFQKKLKAIKVTKQKPISQLLKEMSKTAYQGRKLGEAVDVWENMIKEKDTVIALGFAGSMSTAGQWTIINWLMENRFIDVLVSTGANVSEDIVDAMGLGYYQGNHMVDDSQLLNDDVNRYYDVYGKETDYREMETLVTDYVMTCSQEYQYTSAEFLHGLGKYLGKKNIPAITAVAAANGVPIFSPAMVDSAYGETFLLAKNQGHSVHIDSVKEFDQFVQIGTKTKEVGVVYIGGGVPKDLTQLIAISVSPMTEDKGVQGRQGGLRKSLQEYYYPHKYAIQLTTDSPQWGGLSGCTLEEAISWGKINSATGTRAVCYCDATIALPLICHALSERVTEKRKGPDMSWIFKDMPQA from the coding sequence ATGAGTAATGACTACTTCCAAAAGAAACTTAAAGCAATAAAGGTCACCAAGCAGAAACCAATCTCACAATTACTAAAAGAAATGAGCAAAACCGCCTATCAAGGACGCAAACTAGGCGAAGCAGTTGACGTATGGGAAAACATGATAAAAGAAAAAGACACCGTCATCGCGTTGGGCTTTGCAGGCAGCATGAGCACCGCGGGACAATGGACCATAATCAACTGGCTAATGGAAAACCGTTTCATTGACGTGCTCGTTTCCACAGGCGCAAACGTGTCTGAGGACATCGTTGACGCCATGGGATTAGGCTACTACCAAGGCAACCACATGGTTGACGACTCACAACTCCTCAACGACGACGTAAACCGCTACTATGACGTTTACGGCAAAGAAACAGACTACCGCGAAATGGAAACACTCGTAACCGACTACGTCATGACTTGCAGCCAAGAATACCAGTACACCAGCGCCGAATTTCTCCACGGCCTTGGCAAGTACCTTGGCAAAAAGAACATTCCAGCAATCACAGCTGTTGCAGCAGCTAATGGCGTGCCCATTTTCAGCCCAGCCATGGTTGACAGCGCGTATGGCGAAACCTTCCTCTTAGCAAAGAACCAAGGTCACAGTGTCCACATTGACAGTGTTAAAGAGTTTGACCAGTTCGTGCAGATAGGCACAAAAACCAAAGAAGTAGGCGTTGTCTACATCGGCGGAGGCGTCCCCAAAGACCTAACCCAACTCATCGCCATCAGCGTCAGCCCAATGACTGAGGACAAAGGCGTCCAAGGAAGACAAGGCGGACTACGCAAATCCCTGCAAGAATACTACTACCCCCACAAATACGCAATCCAACTCACCACCGACTCACCCCAATGGGGCGGCCTGAGCGGATGCACCCTGGAAGAGGCGATATCTTGGGGCAAAATCAACAGCGCCACAGGCACACGTGCAGTCTGCTACTGTGACGCAACCATTGCATTGCCTCTGATTTGCCACGCACTATCAGAGCGCGTAACTGAGAAACGCAAAGGTCCAGACATGAGCTGGATCTTCAAAGACATGCCACAAGCATAA
- a CDS encoding cation:proton antiporter — MRFEIQIITDLAVLLVIASVVTLIFYKLKQPLIIGYLIAGIIIGPYTPPFSLISNIDFLNVFAEIGVILLLFTIGLEFPIAKLRSIGRVVIGVSALEITLMLVVSWALGTFLNWGFYDTLFLGAALASSSTTIIAKVLGDLGKMKEISSSIMLGVLVVEDVVVVILLAMLQNLAVLHVISVADSLWLVAKLIIFIGGTLIVGGFFIPKIIDRVAKTEKTEIVYILMLGVCFVFAIIATQIGFSAAIGAFIIGVVVARSKVREEINRKIEPFQLVFGAIFFVSMGALMDISKMGMYWLPAVIITLAVLGTKLVSCGFGTRLFGYEKTIALRVGLGMAQIGEFAFIVVKTGKDLGVLSDFLLPIIGVATIITSFLTPYLIRFSYKKDTG, encoded by the coding sequence GTGAGATTTGAGATACAAATTATCACTGACCTTGCTGTCCTACTAGTTATTGCATCAGTTGTAACCCTGATTTTCTACAAACTCAAACAGCCCCTAATCATCGGATACCTAATTGCAGGCATAATCATCGGACCATACACACCACCCTTTAGCCTCATCTCCAACATCGACTTCCTCAACGTCTTCGCAGAAATCGGCGTCATTCTGCTCCTTTTCACTATTGGATTAGAATTTCCCATAGCCAAACTGCGCTCAATTGGACGCGTAGTAATAGGGGTTTCCGCGTTAGAAATCACTCTAATGCTTGTTGTTAGTTGGGCTTTGGGCACATTTCTGAATTGGGGATTTTATGACACACTCTTTCTGGGCGCAGCGCTTGCCAGCAGTAGCACCACAATAATCGCGAAAGTTCTAGGCGACCTTGGAAAAATGAAAGAAATCTCGTCAAGCATAATGTTGGGTGTGCTTGTTGTAGAGGACGTGGTGGTTGTGATACTTTTGGCGATGCTTCAAAACCTCGCCGTTTTACACGTTATCTCTGTAGCAGATTCTCTTTGGCTGGTGGCCAAATTAATAATTTTCATCGGTGGAACACTGATTGTAGGCGGATTTTTTATTCCCAAAATCATTGACCGCGTTGCGAAAACAGAAAAAACAGAAATCGTCTACATCCTAATGCTTGGAGTCTGCTTTGTTTTTGCCATAATCGCTACCCAGATTGGGTTTTCAGCAGCTATCGGCGCATTCATCATCGGAGTTGTGGTTGCCCGCTCAAAGGTCCGTGAAGAAATAAACCGTAAAATTGAGCCGTTTCAGCTTGTTTTTGGAGCCATATTTTTTGTTTCAATGGGTGCATTAATGGATATCTCAAAAATGGGCATGTACTGGCTTCCTGCAGTCATTATAACCTTGGCTGTTTTAGGAACCAAACTTGTTAGCTGTGGGTTTGGGACACGACTCTTTGGTTACGAGAAGACTATTGCTCTAAGAGTTGGGTTGGGAATGGCGCAAATTGGAGAGTTCGCCTTTATCGTTGTGAAAACTGGAAAGGACCTTGGGGTGTTAAGCGATTTCCTGTTACCTATAATTGGAGTTGCAACTATCATAACTTCATTTTTGACGCCATATTTGATACGGTTCTCTTACAAAAAAGATACAGGATAA
- a CDS encoding arginine--tRNA ligase produces MVSQNPFAEFRAEAQSILAQAIKTAFPETPIEAASTLKKTPNIEYGQLASSLCFELAKNLKRKPLELAEQIVKAADLSNAVLVEKVTSAGAGYINFHLNFAKFSELTLQSINQLKSEYGFVKTEQPKKIIVEHTSVNPLHPIHIGQARNPMLGDALARILKFRGHNVSSHYYIDDVGRQSSVVAYGYQKLGKPVPTKKSDLFVGEIYTVTSCLVEINRLKRASKAASEAGNDAEVAKFNGELSEWTGIAAELKEKQPQLFDALSEKISKEENPEQEIGKLNLAYEQGEPAAKALIREVSDLCLDGFRKTQARVGVYYDSWDWESDFVWSSQVNEAMKQLEQSGFVFDKEGVLAFGAEKVAKTFNLKPKLGLNQKSEVPSLTLVRADGTTLYTTRDVAYTLWKFAQAEKVINVIGMEQSLAQLQLKLALYALGKSKFAENFVHFAYNLVTLPGYKMSSRRGHYITFDEVLDEAVSRAYEEVSKRSPMLSEEEKHKIADFVGIGAVRYSLVDVDPTKPVVFTWERVLNFETNSAPYVQYTHARACSILRKATKEEHNPDFGLLTEKLERELVLNLASFPDMFIEATEYLKPSMIADYANALADKFNTFYNALPVIKADSPQLSDARIALTQAIRIVMGNALNLIGVVAPEKM; encoded by the coding sequence ATGGTTTCCCAAAATCCCTTTGCAGAGTTCCGAGCAGAAGCACAATCCATACTAGCCCAAGCAATAAAAACGGCTTTCCCAGAAACACCCATCGAAGCCGCAAGCACACTTAAAAAAACGCCCAACATCGAGTATGGACAACTGGCTTCATCACTTTGCTTTGAACTGGCTAAAAACCTAAAACGTAAACCATTGGAATTAGCAGAGCAAATAGTAAAGGCTGCAGATTTATCCAACGCTGTTTTGGTTGAAAAAGTCACCTCTGCAGGAGCGGGATACATCAATTTTCATCTAAACTTCGCCAAATTCTCCGAGTTAACACTTCAATCCATTAATCAGCTAAAATCCGAATACGGATTTGTAAAAACAGAGCAGCCCAAAAAAATTATTGTGGAACACACCAGCGTCAACCCCCTGCACCCCATCCACATTGGGCAAGCCCGAAACCCCATGCTTGGCGATGCACTGGCAAGGATCCTAAAATTCCGCGGGCACAACGTGTCCAGTCACTATTACATTGACGATGTGGGCAGGCAATCCTCTGTGGTTGCTTATGGTTACCAGAAACTGGGCAAACCCGTGCCAACCAAGAAATCTGACCTGTTTGTTGGCGAAATTTACACCGTCACATCATGCCTAGTCGAAATAAACAGGCTCAAAAGAGCATCCAAAGCAGCTTCCGAAGCAGGAAACGACGCAGAAGTGGCAAAGTTTAACGGGGAACTCTCGGAATGGACGGGAATCGCCGCTGAACTCAAAGAAAAACAGCCCCAGCTGTTTGATGCTCTCTCCGAAAAAATCAGCAAAGAAGAAAACCCTGAACAAGAAATCGGCAAACTAAACTTGGCTTATGAGCAGGGTGAACCAGCAGCTAAGGCTCTTATTCGGGAAGTTAGCGATTTGTGCTTGGATGGTTTTCGCAAGACTCAGGCGCGTGTGGGTGTTTATTATGATTCGTGGGATTGGGAAAGTGATTTTGTGTGGAGCAGCCAAGTTAATGAGGCAATGAAGCAGTTGGAGCAGTCAGGGTTTGTTTTTGATAAAGAAGGGGTACTTGCGTTTGGCGCGGAAAAAGTGGCTAAAACCTTCAATTTGAAACCGAAATTGGGGTTAAACCAGAAATCAGAAGTTCCATCCTTAACTTTGGTGCGAGCAGACGGCACAACACTCTACACCACCCGTGACGTAGCCTACACGCTTTGGAAGTTTGCCCAAGCAGAAAAAGTCATCAACGTAATTGGCATGGAACAATCCCTTGCACAACTGCAACTAAAACTTGCACTTTACGCACTTGGGAAGAGCAAGTTTGCGGAGAATTTTGTTCATTTCGCCTACAATCTGGTTACGCTGCCGGGTTATAAGATGAGTAGTAGACGTGGACACTACATCACCTTTGACGAAGTATTAGACGAAGCAGTCAGCCGTGCCTACGAAGAAGTTTCGAAGCGTTCTCCCATGCTGTCTGAGGAAGAAAAACACAAAATCGCTGATTTCGTTGGCATCGGCGCAGTTCGGTATTCGTTGGTTGATGTTGACCCAACTAAACCTGTGGTTTTCACTTGGGAACGCGTGCTCAATTTTGAAACCAACAGCGCCCCATACGTGCAGTACACTCATGCCCGTGCATGCAGCATCCTGCGTAAAGCCACAAAAGAGGAGCATAATCCTGATTTTGGATTGCTCACAGAGAAGCTGGAGAGGGAACTAGTGCTAAATCTTGCAAGTTTTCCAGACATGTTCATTGAAGCCACAGAATACTTAAAACCCAGCATGATTGCAGACTATGCAAATGCCCTCGCGGATAAGTTTAACACGTTTTATAATGCGTTACCTGTGATTAAAGCTGATTCACCCCAGCTTAGTGATGCACGGATTGCGTTGACGCAAGCTATCAGAATTGTGATGGGGAACGCGTTGAATTTGATTGGCGTAGTTGCACCTGAAAAAATGTAA